From a single Meles meles chromosome 21, mMelMel3.1 paternal haplotype, whole genome shotgun sequence genomic region:
- the ANKS4B gene encoding ankyrin repeat and SAM domain-containing protein 4B: MSTRYHQAASDSYLELLKEATKRDLNLSDEDGMTPTLLAAYHGNLEALEIICSRGGDPNKCDIWGNTPLHVAASNGHTHCVSFLVNFGANIFALDNNLQSPLDAAASREQNECVALLDKAATAQNIMNPKKVIRLKEQAQKNARRQIKECEKLQEKHESKMARNYSKEESGTLSSSMSSVSNASAHGTFGSLSKGIKDTFKIKFKKNKDTAEQVGKESRREQRNVMEVFREEEEDRFSGDFQGKLQFSEEEGSCVQHESILNRPGLGNIVFRRNKLSSAEDISDSKRELGFKMSSELLQRRGAAEADEAEAGREEEDNSHEDDLPWDEDEVEWEEDVVDATPLEVFLQSHHLEEFLPIFMREQIDLEALLLCSDEDLQSIQMQLGPRKKVLSAINRRKQVLQQPGQLVDTSL, from the exons ATGTCCACTCGCTACCACCAAGCGGCTAGTGATAGCTACCTGGAACTTCTGAAAGAGGCAACTAAGAGAGATCTGAATCTTTCAGATGAAGATGGCATGACTCCCACACTCCTGGCAGCCTACCATGGGAATCTGGAAGCCCTAGAAATAATCTGCAGCCGAGG AGGGGACCCCAATAAATGCGACATCTGGGGAAATACTCCTCTGCATGTTGCAGCCTCCAATGGTCATACCCACTGTGTTTCATTCCTGGTCAACTTTGGTGCCAACATCTTTGCCCTGGACAACAACTTACAGTCTCCCCTGGATGCTGCTGCcagcagagaacaaaatgaaTGTGTTGCTCTCCTGGATAAGGCTGCCACTGCCCAGAATATCATGAACCCCAAGAAAGTTATCAGACTGAAGGAGCAAGCTCAGAAGAATGCTAGGAGGCAGATCAAAGAATGCGAGAAGCTCCAAGAGAAGCATGAAAGTAAGATGGCTCGAAACTACAGCAAGGAGGAATCTGGGACTCTTTCCTCCTCCATGTCCTCTGTTTCAAATGCTTCTGCTCATGGTACATTTGGGTCCCTGTCTAAGGGCATTAAAGACACCTTCAAGATAAAGTTCAAGAAGAACAAAGACACAGCAGAGCAGGTAGGAAAGGAGAGCAGACGTGAGCAGAGGAATGTGATGGAAGTgttcagagaagaggaagaagacagattCTCAGGGGATTTCCAAGGCAAGCTCCAGTTCTCAGAAGAGGAGGGCAGTTGTGTGCAACACGAATCCATTCTCAACCGTCCAGGTCTAGGAAATATTGTTTTTAGAAGGAACAAACTATCAAGTGCCGAAGACATCTCAGACAGCAAGAGGGAGTTAGGGTTTAAAATGAGCAGCGAATTGCTGCAGAGACGAGGAGCAGCAGAGGCTGACGAAGCCGAGGCTGGTAGAGAGGAAGAGGACAACAGCCATGAAGACGATCTGCCTTGGGATGAGGATGAAGTGGAATGGGAGGAAGATGTGGTTGATGCTACTCCTCTGGAAGTATTTTTGCAGTCCCATCATCTGGAAGAATTCCTTCCCATTTTCATGAGAGAGCAGATTGATCTAGAAGCTCTGTTGCTTTGCTCTGATGAGGACCTTCAGAGTATACAAATGCAGCTTGGTCCCAGGAAGAAAGTTCTTAGTGCCATAAACAGAAGGAAGCAGGTGCTACAACAGCCTGGGCAACTGGTCGACACCAGCCTCTGA
- the CRYM gene encoding ketimine reductase mu-crystallin, translating into MSRAPAFLSADEVQKHLRSSSLLIPPLEAALANFSSGPDGGVMQPVRTVVPVAKHRGFLGVMPAYSAAEDALTTKLVTFYEGHSTSSTVPSHQATVLLFEPSNGSLLAVMDGNIITAKRTAAVSAIATKFLKPPSSEVLCILGAGVQAYSHYEVFTEQFSFKEVRIWNRTKENAEKFADTVQGEVEVCSSVQEAVTGADVIITVTMATEPILFGEWVKPGAHINAIGASRPDWRELDDELMKQAVLYVDSHEAALKESGDVLLSGAEIFAELGEVVKGVKPALCDKTTVFKSLGMAVEDMVAAKLVYDSWSSGK; encoded by the exons ATGAGCCGGGCACCAGCGTTCTTGAGCGCAGACGAGGTGCAAAAGCACCTCCGCAGCTCCAGCCTCCTCATCCCGCCGCTGGAGGCGGCTCTGGCCAACTTCTCCAGCGGCCCCGACGGAGGAGTTATGCAGCCGGTGCGCACCGTGGTGCCGGTGGCCAAGCACAGGGG TTTCCTGGGGGTCATGCCCGCCTACAGTGCTGCAGAGGATGCCCTGACCACCAAGCTGGTCACCTTCTACGAGGGCCACAGCACCTCCTCCACGGTCCCCTCCCACCAGGCCACGGTGCTGCTCTTTGAGCCCAGCAATGGCTCCCTTCTGGCG GTCATGGATGGAAACATCATAACTGCAAAGAGAACAGCTGCAGTTTCTGCCATTGCCACCAAG TTTTTGAAACCACCAAGCAGTGAAGTGCTGTGCATCCTTGGGGCTGGAGTCCAGGCCTACAGCCACTACGAGGTCTTCACAGAGCAGTTCTCCTTTAAGGAG GTGAGGATATGGAACCGCACCAAAGAAAATGCAGAGAAGTTTGCAGACACGGTTCAAGGAGAGGTCGAGGTCTGTTCATCGGTCCAGGAGGCTGTGACAGGAGCGGATGTGATCATCACAGTCACCATGGCAACAGAGCCCATTTTGTTTGGTGAATGGGTGAAGCCCGGGGCTCACATCAATG CCATCGGAGCCAGCAGACCAGACTGGAGAGAGCTGGATGATGAGCTGATGAAACAGGCTGTGCTTTACGTGGACTCCCATGAGGCTGCCCTGAAAGAGTCCGGAGATGTCCTCTTGTCGGGG GCTGAGATCTTTGCTGAGCTGGGAGAAGTGGTGAAGGGAGTGAAGCCAGCACTCTGTGACAAGACCACGGTGTTCAAGTCTTTGG GAATGGCGGTGGAAGACATGGTTGCAGCCAAGCTAGTGTATGATTCCTGGTCATCtggtaaataa